AGCCAACGGCATGAATCAAACCGAATCTAATTTCGTCTGGCTGACGTGTCCTAAATGCCGCTGGCGTCGGGAATTTCCACAGTCGGCGGTAAAAGGCGATGCCCGTTGCCGCCAGTGCGGAACTGCAGTGATCGTCAGCCCACCGCCGGCCGTCGAAGCAATCCTTCCCGAGGACACACTGATGATGGAGGAACCGGTCGAGCTTCCGCCGGCGTCCGGCGTGCAACATGTCACCACGCCAAGCGAGGTTGAATATCAATTGGCGCCGTCCCCCCTGCCACGGCCTCCCATGATGGTCCGTTCCGACGTCGCGCGCGGGTCGGTTTCGGAAGAGAAACCGCGCGAAGACGTGGTGACGCCGCCGCGCCGAGCAGGCCTGGCTTGGGCATTCACTAATAATGTGTTCGATTTCCCCTTCCAAAAGTATTCGCTGGCGCAATGGGTTTGTGCTTCGCTCGGGCTCATCGTGGGAGATGAGCTAGCGCTGTTGGCTCTGATGGGATTGTACAGTGGCACCGAAGCGGGGGCGCTGCAGGCCGGGTGCTTCGGTATCGCTGCGTTTTTCGCGCTGTTGTTCAGCCTTTCTTATCTGGCCGCCAGTTTCCTCGATATTACGGTCAATGCGGCCCACAACGTCGACAAAGCCCATGATTGGCCCGATTCCAATTGGCGCGATCGGATGTGGAGTTTGGTGCGTGTGGTTTGGTGGGAAGTAATTGCCGGCACGTTGGCGGCGGCCATCGCCGGATTAGCCAGCTTTATCGGAGATTTTTTCGGTTGGGCTTGTTTGGTTTTTACTTTCCTACTGACGCCGATTGTCGTGCTGTCGGCATTGGAGGCCGACGTCATTTTGTTTCCTATTTCGCGGCCCATTTTTCGCACCCTGCGAATGGCTTGGTCCGCCTGGGCTTTGTTCTACGTGCTGACGGCAATTTTATGGACGCCCAACGAGTTGGTCACACGGCTGCTCTACAACCGCTCTCCTTTTCTGATGCCCCTTGCCGCCGGCCCGGTGCTGGCGGCGACGGTTTTTATTTATGGGAGATTGCTCGGCCGCTTGGCATGGTTTATCTTGCGCAGCAGCGATTCGGAGCAGGACCGTAAAACCGAGCAGCGCATGGTCGAGCAGGAGCGATGGGAAATGTAAATGGCGTACATATCATTTCGATTCCGCATCCATTGAACACGCTATGACAACACTCGATTTCAATCCGATACGACGCAATCTTGCGGCATTGCTGTTTCTGCTACTGGTCGGGGTCGCGTTCAGCATTAGCGGGCATGGGCGGAGTGCCACAGCGGCCGAAAGCGCTCCGACCGCGACCGATTCGGCGCTTTCTTTGCCGCCCGATATTACCGTTGCTGCCGACGGCACTGGCGATTTTAAGACCGTGCAGGAAGCCGTGGCTTCGATTCCGCGCGGCAACCGTGAGCGGAAAATTGTTCTCATCAAGCCGGGCGTGTATAAAGAAAAAGTGCGCGTGGATGCCAGTAACGTTACCCTGCGGGGAGAAAATCGCGAAAACACCCGCCTGGAGTTTTCGCAATTGGCCGACGATTTTACGAGCCATCCCGACGACATCGGCCGCGCTGTGCTCAACGTGCGTGGCGACGACTTCGTGATGGATAATCTCACGGTGGTCAATACGGCGGGCGTCATCGGTAAGCATGCCTTTGCCATTTTCGGCAATGCCGACCGCACGGTCATTATCAATAGCGACGTGCTGAGCGAAGGAAACGACACCGTATCGTTGTGGAAGGGGGACAGCGGCCGCTATTATCATGCTAATTGTAATTTTCGCGGCTCGGTCGATTTTGTTTGTCCGCGCGGCTGGTGCTACGTGACCGATTGCACGTTCTACGAGGTGAAACCCACGGCGGCCGTTTGGCACGACGGCCACGTGAACGAAGACATGAAATACGTGCTGCGCAATTGCAAGTTCGACGGCGTCAAGGGCTGGTGCTTGGCCCGCCATCATGTCGATGCCCAGTTTTATTTTCTCGATTGCACGTTTTCCAACACCATGGCCGACCGACCGCCGCGACGAGTGATTTATCCGCTCAGTGGCGCGGCGGCCACCGATGCGGACAAAAAACGCAATGCCGATTTGGATAAGCAAAACATCTGGGGCGAGCGTGTTTATTTTTACAACTGCCATCGCGACGGCGGCGATTACGCTTGGTTTGCCGATAATCTTTCGACAGCCCCCGGTTCCCCCACCGATGCCCAAATTACGCCGGCCTGGACATTCAACCATACGTGGGACCCGGAACATCCTGGGCCGATTGCGATCAAGGAATTGAAACCGCAGGACGGGAAAATCTCGTTGACGTTTAACGCCTCGGTCACCGTCAAAGGGAAGCCCCGTTTGACGCTCCAGGGGAGCGAACCCGCCGAATACGTCAGTGGGAGTGGAACCGATACGCTCATTTTCAAATTGCCAAGCAAAGAGAGCACTGCCAAAGTTTCGGCCGTCGACTTGAACGGCGGCGTCATCGTCAACAGCGAAGCCAGCGCGACGCTTGTTCAGGCCGACCTTACACTTCCTGCAACCAAAAACTGACTCTCGATTGTATGGATCCATTCATGCAAGCGGCCATTGATGAAGCGGCGGCGGGTTATGCCGAAGGGGGCATTCCCATCGGCTCGGTGATTGTGCATGCCGGAAAAATCATCGGCCGCGGGCATAACCGTCGTGTTCAGAAAGGCAGCGCTATTCTACACGGCGAAATGGATGCCCTGGAAAACGCCGGCCGCCAGCCAGCCAGTGTTTATCGCCAGTGCGTACTGTATACGACGCTTTCCCCCTGCCCCATGTGCAGCGGCACCATTTTGCTGTATGGCATTCCTCGGGTCATCGTCGGCGAAAATCAAACTTTTATGGGCGAGGAAGAACTGCTCCGCAGCCGCGGGGTCAAAGTCGAAGTGCTGCAAAACCCGCATTGCATTGAACTCATGCGCCGCTTCATTCGCGAAAAGCCGGAGTTGTGGAATGAAGACATCGGCGTGTGAAACGATAGCCGCACACAGTTGTCATCTTCCGCAAACCCAGGGGTTGCAACTCCTGGGCTTGTGTAACACTTTCATCCAAACTCCGTCTGCATCCAGCGCCGATAGGCATCCCACATAATCAAAACTCCGGCGAGAATAATTCCCGGCGTAATCGGGAGCAGCGCGCCTAGCGAAGCGTTACGCCAATCAACAAACGGTGTTAGCATTAGCACTGCGACGAAAAATGCGCACAATGCAGTCGAAAATGTGAAGTAAGCATACCGCATCATCCAAACTGCCAGGCCGAACGATAACACTTGTAGCGCAGCTGTCGGCGCCAGCACAGTTAACAGCTTGCTCCAATTCGGCGCACCCGCCGAAAGCACAAATGCAAGCACACACCAGGCAATACTCAACGATAGGCATTCCTTGGCCGCTCGATAGGCATACGTTAGCCCCATCTCAACCAAAAATTGCGATCGCCCCACCGGTCGCAGCGACTCGATGATTGTCATTGGGCGTTGCTGCTGCCACACAAGCGCCACATTGAAAACGGGGGCAAATACCATGTAAAATGCACAAACTATCAGGATGCTTGATCGCAGGTTGGGCGGCTCCAAGAAGGAGACGCCCCAAAAGGTCGCAAAAAACAGGACACCGCTAAACCACCCATCCGTTCTAAGCACCACACTCCGCTGCCTGATGCGCTGCCAAAGCGAACCTCTGGCCCATTGCGGCCACATCGGAACTTGCCGCTCGGAAGGCGTTCCAAATCGCCAAAGAAACGATGCCATCCGCGTTGGCGAGACTTCAGGTCTTGGATCACACCGCGAATAAATCTTGGGGTCCGATAGATCAAAATTTCCTGATCCCTCATCGCTCAGTTGCAACAGCCACACCAGCGTTGCCGCAATGCCGCACATGCTCGCGGTCAGAAGCAGCACCCCTAACACTTCCTGCCGCCCCTGGCTAAGTTCTTGAAACCACTTTTGAACCGGAGAGAGGCAGGCCATCAAAATTATAAGTGGAATGAATAATACGACAAATGGCGTTGGAGTCGTGAAATAGGTAAACGTCACCGCTGATATGGCGAGGCAAAGACCCGAGAGCCCCCAACTCCAATTGCCAAAGGCCATATTTGCCGCGGGTAGCACCACCGCCAGCAGAATTAAAAATCCGACCACAACCACCACATGAGCAGCAGCCCCGTTTGGAAATCGCCGCTGGCGAATCTGAATGACCTGCTGCTTGAAATGGAGCCCGACGAAAGCCGAACCAAGGAATGCCGTGCATATTGCCATCTCGGTCGTCATCGTGCCATCAAGTGCTGACGCGACAGTCGCAATCGCGGAAAACGCCAACAGGCCAACCGCCACCATGGCAATGGGACCGGATATCGCACGTCGCCAATACGTCGCCAGTACTTGGCCTATTTGCGCGGTCATGGTTGGTGCATCTCTAGGAATATGTCTTCCAGATTCAAATCTTCAATCTGCACCTTGGCTTTCCATTGGTTGCACAATGCCGAAATGAGTTCCGGCGACAGGTCGCGCGTGGCCACCATCGCTTGGCTGCCGTCAACGCGCGTCGACAGCGCGCCTGGCACAACGAAAGTCTGAGGCAACGGAGCCGCCGCGGTAAAATGCAGCCGCTTGATCGAATCTTTCAGTTCGCCAAGCTCGCCGTGATAAACAATTTTTCCTTCCTTCAAAATCGCCACCGTGTCGGCCACACGCTCCAGGTCGCTAGTAATATGCGTCGAAAATAATATGGTCCGATCGTTTTGGCCGGCGATATTCAATACTTCAGCCAAGAATTCGCGGCGAGCAATCGGATCGAGGCTGGCGGCCGGTTCGTCGAGGATCAACAACTCCGGTTCGTGCCCCAATGCCAACACCAGCGCCAGTTTTTGCAATGTGCCCACGGAAAGCGTTCCCGCGCGATCGTCTATTGGTATTTCCCAGCGCTGCACCAATTCTGCCGCCAACGTGGCGTTCCAATTTCGGTAGAACGCCGCTGTGTATGCAATGATGTGCTTCACCTTCATCCATTGGTACAGTGTCACAATCTGTGGGACATAACCCAGCCGCTCCTTGGCTTCAGCCGACAGGTCCCAAGCATTTTCTCCCAAGAGCATTGCCGTCCCGCCGGTCGGTTTCAGCAAGCCGAGCAGACATTTAATTAGAGTCGTTTTGCCCGCGCCGTTTTTCCCCAACAATCCCAGCACGGTGCCGCGTGGCACTTGCAGGTTGACTCCGCGCAGCACTTCCTTACCTGCCTTGAACTGTTTGCGCAGGCCGCCGACGTCAATCAGCAGTTCGGTCGAATCTATTTCCGTCGTTGACCCGCTTGCCGTTTCTAAATTATTCACGATTGAGATCCTCCAGCATGGGTTCGAGCAATCGCATTACATCCTGCGGCGAAAGTGACAATTGATAGGCCGTGGCGGCCACTTGCTCCAACAGGGGTTTGAGCGCCTGCCGCCTGTCGCGGATGGTGCCATTGCCTAGCGGTGTTTTTAAGCGCATGCCTTGACCGCGCACATTTTCCAATACCCCTTCCCGCTCCAAAATCGAATAAGCCTTGGAAACTGTCATGGGATTAATTTGCAATTCCTGAGCGACCTGCCGCACCGAAGGCAAAAAATCGTTGGACTGCAAGCGGCCGGTGGCGGCGTGCCGGCGCACTTGATCGACCAACTGTCGATAAATTGGCACACCGGAGCCGGGAAACGCCTGA
The nucleotide sequence above comes from Pirellulales bacterium. Encoded proteins:
- a CDS encoding pectinesterase family protein codes for the protein MTTLDFNPIRRNLAALLFLLLVGVAFSISGHGRSATAAESAPTATDSALSLPPDITVAADGTGDFKTVQEAVASIPRGNRERKIVLIKPGVYKEKVRVDASNVTLRGENRENTRLEFSQLADDFTSHPDDIGRAVLNVRGDDFVMDNLTVVNTAGVIGKHAFAIFGNADRTVIINSDVLSEGNDTVSLWKGDSGRYYHANCNFRGSVDFVCPRGWCYVTDCTFYEVKPTAAVWHDGHVNEDMKYVLRNCKFDGVKGWCLARHHVDAQFYFLDCTFSNTMADRPPRRVIYPLSGAAATDADKKRNADLDKQNIWGERVYFYNCHRDGGDYAWFADNLSTAPGSPTDAQITPAWTFNHTWDPEHPGPIAIKELKPQDGKISLTFNASVTVKGKPRLTLQGSEPAEYVSGSGTDTLIFKLPSKESTAKVSAVDLNGGVIVNSEASATLVQADLTLPATKN
- a CDS encoding nucleoside deaminase: MQAAIDEAAAGYAEGGIPIGSVIVHAGKIIGRGHNRRVQKGSAILHGEMDALENAGRQPASVYRQCVLYTTLSPCPMCSGTILLYGIPRVIVGENQTFMGEEELLRSRGVKVEVLQNPHCIELMRRFIREKPELWNEDIGV
- a CDS encoding ABC transporter ATP-binding protein, whose product is MNNLETASGSTTEIDSTELLIDVGGLRKQFKAGKEVLRGVNLQVPRGTVLGLLGKNGAGKTTLIKCLLGLLKPTGGTAMLLGENAWDLSAEAKERLGYVPQIVTLYQWMKVKHIIAYTAAFYRNWNATLAAELVQRWEIPIDDRAGTLSVGTLQKLALVLALGHEPELLILDEPAASLDPIARREFLAEVLNIAGQNDRTILFSTHITSDLERVADTVAILKEGKIVYHGELGELKDSIKRLHFTAAAPLPQTFVVPGALSTRVDGSQAMVATRDLSPELISALCNQWKAKVQIEDLNLEDIFLEMHQP
- a CDS encoding GntR family transcriptional regulator translates to MSRFLFQAFPGSGVPIYRQLVDQVRRHAATGRLQSNDFLPSVRQVAQELQINPMTVSKAYSILEREGVLENVRGQGMRLKTPLGNGTIRDRRQALKPLLEQVAATAYQLSLSPQDVMRLLEPMLEDLNRE